A DNA window from Flavisolibacter ginsenosidimutans contains the following coding sequences:
- a CDS encoding MFS transporter, with protein sequence MSETVLRNARRKQRWIVIAFFFFSGILAATWTSRIPDIQQKLALSNAALGTVLFSIPVGLIAGLSVASWLVATFGAKKVMIGSCVCCALALAAAGFSATRFLLMPALFFFGACRTVLNLSSNAGAIEVQQLYDRPIISGFHGIWSGACFLAAGLSTGLILLDVKPAFQFLSVAILLALVALLFYRRDLNNNLSNEKRPFFVKPDAYLFLLGLMALCSMLAEGAMFDWSVNYFEKVIKAEKTFRTTGYLSFVITMAFGRLVGDSLVHRFGIYRMLIINGAMMAIGFLFVAAFPFVLPAAFGCLLVGAGDSILVPVVYLLASRSKKMTPNYAISSVTLIGYTGFLIGPLLIGNVSQRVGMGTAFYILSIVSLFIIFLTMRVKKMG encoded by the coding sequence ATGAGCGAAACCGTTCTGCGAAACGCAAGAAGAAAACAACGCTGGATCGTCATTGCCTTCTTTTTCTTTTCGGGCATTCTTGCCGCTACGTGGACTTCACGCATTCCGGATATACAACAAAAACTTGCGCTCAGCAACGCCGCATTGGGCACGGTACTGTTTTCAATTCCCGTTGGTTTGATAGCCGGTCTTTCCGTAGCCAGTTGGCTGGTCGCAACTTTCGGCGCAAAAAAGGTCATGATCGGCAGTTGCGTGTGCTGCGCACTAGCGCTTGCGGCAGCGGGCTTTTCTGCCACGCGGTTCCTGCTTATGCCGGCCTTGTTTTTCTTTGGCGCCTGTCGCACGGTTTTAAATCTTTCTTCCAATGCCGGCGCCATTGAGGTGCAACAGTTATACGACCGGCCCATCATATCTGGTTTTCACGGCATTTGGAGCGGCGCTTGTTTTCTCGCAGCGGGCCTGAGCACCGGCTTGATTCTTCTTGATGTAAAACCTGCGTTTCAATTTTTATCCGTTGCGATTCTTCTTGCGTTGGTGGCCCTCTTGTTTTACCGCAGAGATTTGAATAACAATTTAAGCAACGAGAAGCGTCCCTTTTTTGTAAAGCCCGATGCTTATCTTTTTTTGCTTGGCCTGATGGCTTTGTGTTCAATGTTGGCCGAAGGAGCCATGTTTGACTGGAGCGTGAATTATTTTGAGAAAGTGATCAAGGCAGAAAAAACCTTCCGTACCACCGGCTACTTATCCTTTGTGATAACAATGGCTTTTGGACGGCTTGTCGGCGACAGCCTTGTTCACCGCTTTGGCATTTACCGCATGTTGATAATTAACGGCGCCATGATGGCGATAGGCTTTCTTTTCGTTGCGGCCTTTCCCTTTGTACTGCCGGCTGCCTTTGGCTGTTTGTTGGTTGGCGCCGGCGATTCAATCTTGGTGCCGGTTGTTTACCTGCTTGCGTCAAGATCAAAAAAGATGACGCCTAACTATGCTATTTCTTCTGTCACCTTAATTGGCTACACCGGTTTTTTAATCGGCCCGTTGTTGATTGGAAATGTTTCGCAGCGGGTAGGCATGGGCACGGCTTTTTACATTTTAAGTATTGTTAGTCTCTTCATTATCTTCTTGACAATGCGGGTAAAGAAGATGGGTTAA
- a CDS encoding outer membrane beta-barrel protein, whose amino-acid sequence MNDDLHNIDDLFRKGIEGHEEDVPPSVWEAISNDLDKKQASYYKHKYYRVKRASVLLLLLCFLGGVYIIYKESPGRETNSSAHKKQVQTTKTTGRSTENGNPESSAANEESQPTNNGKREKEKTVTSDTVSSSALVPSPAPKATAAQPVENNQSTEVAATTKNQILLSKRLRVPITTAGIEPANNKQQENKLSIINQSVASKGNQPLRNKSFPAQNNLPQDASPSTSRLPLRNRDYATPTIDLKALQANDQSILPPKTVASKNKAKGPQGFSLSVFAAPNIGFDRLEDDDHLAGPGRNRLEAHKQEQKSFSFSAGLLLGYDLTKNLRLQSGISVTSSATTIAPMTVYAKPDASGRTRYELHCSSGDVYISPKGSVQPTLGDSSAKTSGTVSKLTYVSVPVALSYRLAMGKFSLSPGIGAGLNFLTSGKTKTGLSNTNGSESTSASITGLKSNYVDAHLGLGIEYSLGKKLSVGIKPTARLALTPINKETPVKSYQNFLSVETGVRIKL is encoded by the coding sequence ATGAACGATGATTTACACAATATAGATGATTTGTTCAGGAAGGGCATCGAAGGACACGAGGAGGACGTGCCGCCATCGGTGTGGGAGGCTATAAGCAACGATCTTGACAAAAAGCAGGCATCGTATTACAAGCATAAATATTACCGGGTTAAAAGGGCCTCCGTGCTTTTACTGCTGCTCTGTTTTTTGGGAGGCGTTTACATTATTTACAAAGAATCGCCGGGCAGAGAAACGAATTCTTCCGCACACAAGAAACAGGTACAGACAACAAAAACAACAGGACGTTCAACAGAGAATGGAAACCCGGAGTCGTCCGCAGCAAACGAAGAAAGCCAACCAACCAACAACGGTAAACGAGAAAAAGAGAAAACAGTAACAAGCGATACCGTTTCTAGTTCAGCCCTCGTTCCTTCTCCGGCACCGAAGGCAACTGCGGCGCAGCCGGTAGAAAACAACCAGTCAACCGAAGTTGCGGCAACAACAAAAAATCAAATTTTACTTTCTAAACGCTTGCGGGTACCAATTACGACAGCAGGCATTGAGCCAGCAAACAACAAACAACAAGAGAACAAGCTATCAATAATCAATCAATCAGTTGCTTCAAAAGGCAACCAGCCGCTGCGCAATAAATCTTTCCCGGCACAAAATAATTTGCCGCAGGATGCTTCGCCATCTACCTCACGCTTGCCGCTAAGAAACAGAGATTACGCAACGCCGACAATTGATCTTAAAGCTTTGCAAGCAAACGATCAATCCATCTTGCCACCAAAAACCGTTGCCTCTAAAAACAAAGCAAAAGGGCCGCAGGGTTTCTCTCTTTCAGTATTTGCAGCGCCCAACATCGGCTTCGATCGTTTAGAAGACGATGATCATCTTGCGGGACCGGGACGAAATCGCCTGGAAGCGCACAAGCAGGAACAAAAAAGCTTTTCGTTTAGCGCGGGCCTGTTGCTTGGTTACGATCTTACAAAAAACCTGCGGCTGCAATCGGGCATCAGCGTTACGTCTTCCGCCACCACCATTGCTCCCATGACTGTTTATGCAAAGCCCGATGCAAGCGGTCGTACGCGTTACGAGTTGCATTGCTCTTCGGGTGACGTTTACATTTCTCCGAAAGGAAGCGTGCAACCCACGCTTGGCGACAGCAGCGCCAAAACATCGGGCACGGTTTCAAAACTCACGTACGTAAGCGTTCCGGTGGCTTTGAGCTATCGTCTTGCAATGGGCAAATTTTCCTTGTCTCCAGGCATTGGTGCAGGACTAAATTTTTTAACCAGCGGGAAAACAAAAACAGGTTTGTCCAACACAAACGGAAGTGAAAGCACAAGCGCATCCATCACCGGGCTTAAATCAAATTACGTTGACGCACATCTTGGCCTGGGCATCGAATACAGCCTGGGCAAAAAACTCTCGGTTGGCATAAAACCCACCGCAAGGTTGGCATTAACACCCATCAACAAGGAAACACCGGTCAAATCCTATCAAAACTTTTTGAGTGTGGAAACCGGCGTGCGGATAAAACTTTAG
- a CDS encoding glycoside hydrolase family 31 protein: MNKGFLLLLFLGVTASMHAQKFSSVDNEFRFATASKELRLQFCTSSMFRVRSSWNKKFEGAEPWMVVKYNWPSVSVKATEATGFFQLQTADLTIKIYKPSLAVDVWNKEGKLLSSENSIKGGVTKSGDAVQCSKQLAADEHFFGFGERMDFLDRRGKKLRLNVGRGSGLPHIIGAYNILEANYCPVPFFMSTSGYGIFFHNAFPTQWDMGSKQKDAYSFSAAGGEMDYYFIYGPKFGNILNQYTSLTGKAPLMPKFAYGLHMGTYAGGTWGYEQYTSDAYVIALARKLRDMGIPVDLLWLDSTWRIFGEVGGKGATSFEWRETFKNPKAMFDSLYAMNYKMVGLHLRPRFDNGKTIKLLDTAQGLKYTYPEGNYAGEFVNFFDSSSVDFWWKHGVQRVANIGAKFLKTDEGSAFGGLANESDKTGPQGKDIPELHNLFPIAYAKAPYEKFQQYNGIRGLNQTREGYAGIQRYPYIFAGDWPSEWQYFAPVIKAGLNIGLSGVGNWAHCAGGFEHVADPELYIRWIQFGMFSPVALVFGMDHPGYKEPWAYGEDALRNFKKYDSLRYQSLPYIYSNAHKMYETGEPLMKALVFDYQDDENVYEIGDQYLFGRDLMVCPVTTKGAQTRTVYLPEGDWFDYWTGKKYSGKRYVNVVTPLDTMPVFAKAGAIVPTQPAMKFVGEKPVDVITVDVFPGKSSSFDLYEDDNKSLSYQQNDFCNTTIFINADASQIRISKPQGKFLPAKHSYLLKLHALNKPKNVLENGVALSANNWWFSQEEAVLYIKPAKDNTQNVALTLVR, translated from the coding sequence ATGAACAAAGGTTTTCTTCTTCTTCTTTTTTTGGGTGTTACCGCCTCCATGCACGCACAAAAATTTTCTTCCGTTGACAACGAATTTCGTTTTGCAACGGCGAGCAAGGAACTGCGACTTCAATTTTGTACGTCTTCCATGTTCCGTGTGAGAAGCTCGTGGAATAAAAAGTTTGAAGGAGCCGAACCCTGGATGGTGGTGAAATACAACTGGCCTTCCGTTTCGGTAAAGGCAACCGAAGCCACCGGTTTTTTTCAATTGCAAACTGCCGATCTTACCATAAAAATTTACAAGCCTTCGTTGGCCGTTGACGTTTGGAACAAAGAAGGAAAGCTTCTTTCATCAGAAAACAGCATCAAAGGCGGCGTAACCAAAAGCGGCGACGCGGTTCAATGTTCAAAACAACTTGCTGCCGACGAACATTTTTTTGGCTTTGGCGAACGCATGGATTTTCTGGACCGCCGCGGCAAGAAGCTTCGGTTAAACGTGGGCCGCGGCAGCGGGCTTCCGCACATCATCGGCGCTTACAATATTCTTGAGGCCAACTATTGTCCTGTTCCTTTTTTCATGAGCACGAGCGGTTATGGCATTTTTTTTCACAATGCTTTTCCTACGCAATGGGACATGGGCAGCAAACAAAAAGACGCGTACTCGTTTTCTGCCGCAGGTGGCGAGATGGATTATTATTTTATTTACGGGCCAAAGTTTGGAAACATTTTAAACCAATACACATCGCTCACGGGCAAAGCGCCGCTGATGCCAAAGTTTGCTTACGGGCTGCACATGGGTACGTATGCAGGAGGCACATGGGGTTACGAACAATACACATCCGATGCCTACGTGATTGCGCTGGCAAGAAAACTTCGCGACATGGGCATTCCGGTGGACTTGCTTTGGCTTGATTCTACCTGGCGAATTTTTGGCGAAGTAGGCGGCAAGGGCGCAACGTCTTTTGAATGGAGGGAAACCTTCAAAAATCCAAAAGCGATGTTTGATAGCCTGTATGCCATGAATTATAAAATGGTTGGTCTTCATCTTCGTCCGCGTTTCGACAACGGCAAAACCATCAAGCTTTTAGACACGGCGCAAGGCTTAAAATACACTTATCCAGAAGGAAATTATGCCGGTGAATTTGTGAACTTCTTTGATTCATCGTCGGTTGATTTTTGGTGGAAGCACGGTGTGCAACGCGTGGCAAACATCGGTGCGAAATTTTTAAAAACAGACGAAGGCAGCGCCTTTGGCGGCCTTGCAAACGAAAGCGATAAAACAGGGCCACAAGGAAAAGACATTCCGGAACTGCACAATCTATTTCCCATTGCTTATGCCAAAGCGCCGTACGAAAAGTTTCAACAATACAACGGCATTCGCGGGTTGAATCAAACACGAGAAGGTTATGCGGGCATCCAGCGTTATCCCTACATTTTTGCCGGCGACTGGCCAAGCGAGTGGCAATATTTTGCACCGGTCATCAAAGCCGGTTTGAACATTGGTTTGTCGGGTGTAGGCAACTGGGCGCATTGCGCAGGCGGCTTTGAGCACGTGGCCGACCCGGAGCTTTATATCCGCTGGATTCAGTTTGGTATGTTCAGTCCTGTGGCACTTGTTTTCGGCATGGATCATCCGGGCTACAAAGAACCCTGGGCTTACGGCGAAGACGCTTTGCGCAATTTTAAAAAATACGATTCGCTGCGTTATCAATCGTTGCCTTACATCTATTCGAATGCGCATAAAATGTACGAAACCGGCGAACCATTGATGAAGGCTTTGGTATTCGATTACCAGGATGATGAAAACGTTTACGAGATTGGCGATCAGTATTTGTTTGGAAGGGATTTGATGGTTTGTCCGGTTACCACAAAAGGCGCACAAACACGAACGGTTTATTTGCCAGAAGGTGATTGGTTTGATTACTGGACCGGAAAAAAATACAGCGGCAAGCGGTACGTAAACGTGGTAACGCCGCTTGATACAATGCCGGTGTTTGCAAAAGCCGGCGCCATTGTTCCAACACAACCTGCTATGAAATTTGTAGGAGAGAAGCCGGTTGACGTCATCACAGTGGACGTATTTCCCGGCAAGTCATCTTCCTTTGATTTGTACGAAGACGACAACAAAAGTTTATCCTATCAACAAAATGATTTTTGCAACACAACCATCTTTATCAACGCAGATGCGTCTCAAATTAGAATTTCAAAACCGCAGGGTAAGTTTCTTCCCGCCAAACATTCTTACCTGCTAAAACTGCACGCTTTAAACAAACCGAAAAATGTTTTGGAAAACGGCGTGGCGCTGTCAGCAAACAATTGGTGGTTCAGCCAAGAAGAAGCGGTGCTTTACATCAAGCCAGCAAAAGACAACACACAGAACGTTGCGTTGACGTTGGTGCGCTGA
- a CDS encoding RNA polymerase sigma factor, whose protein sequence is MHLSNAQNRFSIHHQPLIQACLSGDRSSQNELYRSFAPRMFTVCLRYGKDRHEAEEILQEGFIKVFSSLHQYRNEGSLEGWIRRVMVTTALQRLRSRPALHAVLSVDSSGHDVKDHENIESSLTAKELLALVQALPFVYRTVFNLYVFEGYKHKEIAEALNISEGTSKSNLYDARQWLKEKIKKNNHLSNPKQKSL, encoded by the coding sequence CTGCATCTATCCAACGCACAAAACCGGTTTAGCATACATCATCAACCGCTTATACAAGCTTGCCTTTCGGGAGACCGTTCGTCGCAAAACGAACTGTATCGCAGCTTTGCGCCCCGCATGTTTACCGTTTGCCTTCGGTACGGCAAAGACCGGCACGAGGCCGAAGAAATTTTACAGGAAGGCTTCATTAAGGTTTTCTCCTCGCTGCACCAATACCGCAATGAAGGTTCACTGGAAGGCTGGATACGCCGCGTGATGGTAACCACTGCGCTGCAGCGCCTGCGCAGCCGGCCAGCACTGCACGCCGTACTTTCGGTTGACAGCAGCGGCCACGACGTGAAAGACCACGAAAACATTGAAAGCAGCCTGACCGCAAAAGAACTGTTGGCACTTGTGCAGGCTTTGCCCTTTGTTTACCGAACGGTGTTCAACCTGTACGTGTTTGAAGGCTACAAGCACAAGGAAATTGCGGAAGCGCTGAACATTTCGGAGGGCACGTCAAAATCGAATTTGTATGATGCGAGGCAATGGCTGAAAGAAAAAATAAAAAAAAATAATCACTTGTCTAACCCGAAACAAAAGAGCCTATGA
- a CDS encoding choice-of-anchor D domain-containing protein, producing MRRKVLRRLIPLLLTVLSTATLLAQGKLPVITDQARASATAKVQGQSKAQKVVQPAATSRTLAGGTDLLVNNNNGASGTQQFTQSETSILAFGNNVVIGFNDAGSNAGSANHFTGWSYSSDGGATFTDGGVLPPSAGGDAGDPALARNNTTGRIYFATLGFTDGNIIQVFRSDDNGITWSSPVNATPGGSSEDKEWIAVDNNAGGGNGNVYLLARNFGSGNGIYLYRSTDNGLTFGPSGGTLIASGAAGNVQGAYVVIAPDHAVYAFYFDQVTKQIKVRKSTDQGITFGATVVVASGLIGGTNGDLGLTGIRQGTSTPSGFRSSEFPHAAVNPVSGNLYVIYDNKGAGADKADVFLSQSTDGGATWSAPLKVNDDATTTDQWQPTIAVMPDGSQLGVFYYSRQEDASNNLFKYYGRIARISGASLTFDPSFAVSDVPSLPEFGRDAVINSVYMGDYNVAVAAGNYFHVVWSDNRDDLAGGAPRKDPNVYYDKIFSPSTTPGKIIFVSPTSIDFGDVAVGHTAGPFAVTVSNTGDQPLTVNSISSPGGDFALSGLPPLPAVIPSLGSVSFNVSFTPSSAGPKTASFTINSNADNTPTVTVNLQGNGVPPPPNDDCINAVTVGCGSSVAGNTSFAALDAAPTCNGVSITAPGVWYKITGTGYPVTASTCTGTFFDTKLSVYSGTCGSLTCVTANDNACGQLAAVTWNTTSGTDYYILVHGGGTSKGNFTLTISCPPIIKVTPSPLVINLPSPTTGSGVLNISNIAPAGSQTLFWTTASGAYQFKTSDMSGGPVFNWIDIRSDGTLLTPVDRQEATEGEDEKEVGENDEDGLSLGDDNGVEVPLPFNFPFFGQFKNKIVIASNGYLTFGSTDNAFSNTTIPNASQPNDLIAPFWDDLDPTRGGTVHYRSSPTQFIVQYTNIRRFGNPLQPPTTFEVILNSDGTILYQYLDMQGTLNSATVGIEDATGVTGVQVAFNQAFIHNNLAVSFSQPIACSWITSITPAAGTTTAGSSTPVTVAVDATGLLCGATYNCSVTVTNNSANSPSVTVPVVLNIAKDPCSITAVPSNNVYTGGVPTNLYLGYGPQSLTLNVNAPACGAPYTYAWSGGPGLSNYNTANPVFTATVAGTFTFTVNVTNAAGYNSTCSVTIHVYDVRVPGNGNKVYLCHKPLGNMGNGQTIAISVNAVPDHLLTHPGDHLGSCDLVIASSRNELLVTKETMLEGSGALAYPNPNKGSFTVQLNNYKAGKVEIRIINRTGAVMERRSVDVTGKGQVVNFNLKSPAEGLYYVQIIGAEGTQSTKLLVNH from the coding sequence ATGAGAAGAAAAGTTCTACGAAGACTTATTCCACTATTGCTCACCGTTCTTTCAACGGCCACCCTTCTTGCACAAGGAAAGCTACCGGTGATAACCGACCAGGCTCGTGCCAGCGCCACGGCCAAAGTGCAAGGGCAGAGTAAAGCACAAAAAGTTGTACAGCCGGCGGCCACAAGCCGAACACTAGCTGGCGGCACCGATTTGTTGGTAAACAACAACAACGGAGCTTCAGGCACGCAGCAGTTTACCCAAAGCGAAACGTCAATTCTCGCTTTTGGCAACAACGTCGTCATCGGGTTTAACGATGCCGGTTCAAATGCAGGCAGTGCCAACCATTTTACCGGATGGTCCTACTCAAGCGACGGCGGCGCAACGTTCACCGACGGTGGTGTATTGCCTCCGAGTGCAGGAGGCGATGCCGGCGATCCGGCATTGGCCCGAAACAACACCACCGGAAGAATTTATTTTGCCACATTGGGCTTTACCGACGGAAACATAATCCAGGTTTTCCGTTCCGATGACAACGGTATTACGTGGAGTTCCCCGGTGAACGCTACACCCGGCGGTTCATCCGAAGACAAGGAATGGATAGCGGTAGATAACAACGCCGGTGGCGGCAATGGAAACGTTTATTTGCTGGCCAGAAATTTTGGGTCTGGAAACGGCATTTACCTGTACCGCTCCACAGACAATGGCCTTACGTTTGGCCCATCAGGCGGCACACTCATCGCCAGCGGAGCCGCCGGCAACGTACAAGGCGCATACGTTGTGATTGCACCCGATCATGCGGTGTATGCCTTTTATTTTGACCAGGTAACGAAACAAATTAAAGTCCGCAAATCAACGGATCAGGGGATAACTTTTGGAGCAACGGTTGTTGTCGCTTCGGGATTGATTGGCGGCACCAATGGCGATCTTGGTCTTACAGGAATCAGGCAGGGAACGTCAACGCCTTCTGGGTTCCGGAGCAGTGAGTTTCCTCATGCAGCCGTCAACCCGGTCAGCGGCAATCTATACGTAATCTACGACAACAAAGGAGCAGGTGCAGACAAGGCTGATGTATTCTTGTCCCAATCTACCGACGGCGGTGCAACGTGGAGTGCTCCGCTAAAAGTCAATGACGACGCCACTACAACCGACCAATGGCAGCCGACAATTGCGGTAATGCCGGACGGAAGCCAACTCGGTGTTTTTTATTACAGCCGCCAGGAAGATGCATCCAACAACCTTTTCAAATACTATGGAAGAATCGCAAGAATAAGCGGTGCAAGTTTGACGTTTGATCCAAGCTTCGCGGTAAGTGATGTGCCTTCGCTTCCCGAATTTGGAAGAGATGCGGTCATTAATTCCGTTTACATGGGTGATTATAACGTAGCGGTTGCTGCCGGAAATTATTTTCACGTCGTATGGTCTGACAACCGCGATGACCTGGCCGGAGGCGCACCGCGCAAAGACCCGAATGTCTATTACGACAAGATCTTTTCGCCGAGTACGACGCCGGGCAAAATCATTTTTGTAAGCCCGACAAGTATTGACTTTGGCGATGTGGCGGTTGGACATACGGCTGGTCCGTTTGCAGTTACCGTTTCCAATACGGGCGACCAACCCCTGACGGTAAATTCCATCAGCAGTCCGGGTGGTGATTTTGCACTAAGCGGACTTCCGCCTTTGCCGGCAGTTATCCCATCGCTGGGAAGCGTCTCTTTCAACGTGTCCTTTACACCTTCGAGTGCAGGGCCAAAAACAGCCAGCTTTACCATCAACAGCAACGCCGACAACACGCCAACGGTTACTGTGAATCTCCAGGGCAACGGCGTTCCGCCACCACCAAACGATGATTGCATAAATGCCGTCACGGTCGGTTGCGGTTCATCGGTTGCAGGAAACACATCGTTTGCTGCGCTTGACGCAGCGCCAACCTGCAACGGTGTGAGCATTACAGCACCGGGCGTTTGGTACAAGATAACGGGTACGGGCTATCCTGTAACCGCTTCAACATGTACCGGCACCTTCTTCGACACGAAACTTTCGGTTTACAGTGGAACTTGCGGTTCGTTGACTTGCGTGACCGCAAACGACAATGCTTGCGGCCAACTTGCAGCGGTTACATGGAATACGACAAGCGGCACTGATTATTATATTCTCGTACACGGTGGCGGTACCAGCAAAGGCAACTTTACGCTTACCATTTCATGCCCGCCAATTATTAAAGTGACGCCTTCTCCGTTGGTTATTAACCTGCCATCGCCCACAACGGGTTCGGGGGTGCTCAACATTTCCAACATTGCACCCGCCGGTTCGCAAACTCTGTTCTGGACAACCGCAAGTGGCGCGTATCAATTCAAAACGAGCGACATGTCGGGAGGTCCCGTGTTTAATTGGATTGATATCCGCAGTGACGGAACGTTGTTGACTCCGGTTGACCGTCAGGAAGCAACGGAAGGAGAAGACGAAAAGGAAGTCGGTGAAAATGATGAGGATGGCCTATCGCTTGGAGATGACAACGGCGTTGAAGTTCCGCTGCCGTTTAATTTTCCCTTCTTCGGACAATTCAAAAACAAGATCGTTATTGCTTCAAACGGCTACCTGACCTTTGGCAGCACGGATAATGCGTTTAGCAATACGACAATTCCAAACGCCAGCCAGCCAAACGATCTTATTGCTCCGTTCTGGGATGACCTGGATCCGACAAGAGGCGGCACGGTTCATTACCGTTCTTCACCCACCCAGTTCATTGTTCAATACACCAACATCCGCCGCTTTGGTAATCCTTTGCAACCGCCTACAACCTTTGAGGTGATTCTAAATTCGGACGGAACAATCCTGTACCAGTATCTTGATATGCAGGGAACACTGAACAGCGCAACGGTTGGTATAGAAGACGCAACGGGTGTTACCGGGGTTCAGGTGGCTTTCAACCAAGCCTTTATACACAACAACCTTGCGGTAAGTTTCTCGCAGCCCATTGCTTGTTCGTGGATAACGTCCATAACGCCGGCTGCAGGCACAACAACTGCGGGCAGCTCGACACCTGTAACGGTTGCTGTAGATGCAACAGGTTTGTTGTGTGGCGCCACTTACAATTGCAGCGTTACGGTGACAAACAACTCGGCCAATTCGCCGTCCGTAACGGTTCCTGTCGTTCTAAACATTGCAAAAGATCCCTGCAGCATTACCGCCGTTCCATCAAACAATGTTTACACGGGTGGCGTGCCCACGAATCTTTATCTTGGTTATGGACCACAGAGCCTGACCTTAAACGTGAATGCGCCTGCCTGTGGTGCGCCTTACACGTATGCATGGAGCGGAGGCCCCGGTCTTAGCAACTATAACACAGCAAACCCTGTGTTTACTGCGACCGTTGCAGGCACATTTACATTTACTGTAAATGTGACAAATGCCGCCGGCTACAACAGCACGTGCAGCGTTACCATTCATGTGTATGATGTACGAGTACCGGGCAACGGCAACAAAGTTTATCTCTGTCACAAGCCGCTTGGTAACATGGGCAACGGGCAGACGATTGCGATTAGCGTAAATGCAGTACCGGATCATCTGTTAACGCACCCCGGCGATCATTTAGGCTCCTGCGACCTCGTTATCGCGTCGTCCCGGAACGAGCTGCTGGTAACCAAGGAAACAATGCTTGAAGGCAGCGGTGCTCTTGCTTACCCCAATCCGAATAAGGGAAGTTTTACCGTTCAACTGAACAATTACAAAGCGGGCAAGGTCGAAATCAGGATTATTAACCGCACCGGCGCCGTGATGGAAAGAAGAAGCGTTGACGTAACAGGTAAAGGTCAAGTGGTAAACTTTAACCTGAAATCGCCTGCAGAAGGTTTGTATTATGTTCAGATCATTGGCGCAGAAGGCACCCAAAGCACCAAACTGTTGGTGAATCATTAA